Proteins from a genomic interval of Ciona intestinalis chromosome 9, KH, whole genome shotgun sequence:
- the LOC104266039 gene encoding uncharacterized protein LOC104266039 isoform X2, with the protein MAGEIFATSVRLGTIRLYPRFVDSGCNNNNIEIQLGLNEITFVATSAENEDDGKEIDIKIPVQAIHKVQAHLQGHCPVIWMNVNSACAAELRTLCGIQDKHGAYFDPDAIKFAERQISITSISTSDSRPFALQNLIKNYFFKIAKQIKIKPDTFFSSINQQQCNVKLMQVADAITKLGHQKKPRIPSTFGKGNETPKKPQLKRSKSVSPLKEETNKEVNNQPENNQGSSESKTSDSDDVPPRRSKRRKLLPHIESTSDTDQEASIIQPTVATPSKPTPHPIGDGEMTHQAQGVEQNKSTETKVEMKPEKANTGNMFGSDEDFTASILHMLKSFTPKNKAQAKLEIHKVLFNIQFNLSEE; encoded by the exons ATGGCTGGTGAAATATTTGCCACAAGTGTCCGTCTGGGAACTATAAGATTGTATCCTCGCTTTGTCGATTCTGGttgcaataataataacatcgAAATTCAACTTGGTTTAAACGAAATTACATTTGTTGCAACAAGTGCTGAGAATGAag ATGATGGGAAAGAAATTGATATTAAAATTCCAGTCCAGGCGATACATAAAGTACAAGCTCACTTACAAGGACATTGTCCTGTCATCTGGATGAATGTTAATTCAGCCTGTGCTGCTGAACTAAGGACTTTGTGTGGAATACAAGATAAACATGGAGCTTATTTTGACCCAGACGCCATaa AATTTGCGGAACGTCAGATATCCATCACTTCAATATCAACATCCGATTCACGGCCGTTTGCTTTACAAAATCTTATAAAGAATTATTTCTTCAAAATTGCGAAACAAATCAAGATTAAGCCAGATACTTTCTTCTCCAGCATCAACCAACAACAATGCAACGTCAAATTAATGCAG GTTGCTGATGCAATAACTAAGCTCGGTCACCAAAAGAAACCACGTATACCAAGTACTTTTGGTAAG GGAAATGAAACTCCCAAGAAACCACAATTAAAAAGAAGCAAG TCAGTTTCACCAttaaaagaagaaacaaacaag GAAGTAAATAATCAACCAGAGAATAATCAAGGAAGTTCAGAAAGTAAAACCAGTGATAGTGATGATGTTCCTCCAAGACGTTcaa AAAGAAGGAAACTTTTACCACACATTGAAAGCACGAGTGACACTGA CCAAGAAGCAAGCATTATTCAACCAACTGTGGCAACCCCATCCAAACCCACCCCACACCCCATTGGTGATGGTGAAATGACACATCAAGCACAAGGTgtagaacaaaataaaagtacaGAGACCAAAGTGGAAATGAAGCCTGAAAAAG CAAACACTGGAAACATGTTTGGCTCTGATGAAGATTTCACAGCCAGTATTCTCCACATGCTTAAGTCTTTTACTCCGAAAAATAAAGCGCAAGCAAAGCTGGAAATtcacaaagttttgtttaacattcaGTTTAATTTGTCTGAAGAATAA
- the LOC104266039 gene encoding uncharacterized protein LOC104266039 isoform X1 produces MAGEIFATSVRLGTIRLYPRFVDSGCNNNNIEIQLGLNEITFVATSAENEDDGKEIDIKIPVQAIHKVQAHLQGHCPVIWMNVNSACAAELRTLCGIQDKHGAYFDPDAIKFAERQISITSISTSDSRPFALQNLIKNYFFKIAKQIKIKPDTFFSSINQQQCNVKLMQVADAITKLGHQKKPRIPSTFGKGNETPKKPQLKRSKQSVSPLKEETNKEVNNQPENNQGSSESKTSDSDDVPPRRSKRRKLLPHIESTSDTDQEASIIQPTVATPSKPTPHPIGDGEMTHQAQGVEQNKSTETKVEMKPEKANTGNMFGSDEDFTASILHMLKSFTPKNKAQAKLEIHKVLFNIQFNLSEE; encoded by the exons ATGGCTGGTGAAATATTTGCCACAAGTGTCCGTCTGGGAACTATAAGATTGTATCCTCGCTTTGTCGATTCTGGttgcaataataataacatcgAAATTCAACTTGGTTTAAACGAAATTACATTTGTTGCAACAAGTGCTGAGAATGAag ATGATGGGAAAGAAATTGATATTAAAATTCCAGTCCAGGCGATACATAAAGTACAAGCTCACTTACAAGGACATTGTCCTGTCATCTGGATGAATGTTAATTCAGCCTGTGCTGCTGAACTAAGGACTTTGTGTGGAATACAAGATAAACATGGAGCTTATTTTGACCCAGACGCCATaa AATTTGCGGAACGTCAGATATCCATCACTTCAATATCAACATCCGATTCACGGCCGTTTGCTTTACAAAATCTTATAAAGAATTATTTCTTCAAAATTGCGAAACAAATCAAGATTAAGCCAGATACTTTCTTCTCCAGCATCAACCAACAACAATGCAACGTCAAATTAATGCAG GTTGCTGATGCAATAACTAAGCTCGGTCACCAAAAGAAACCACGTATACCAAGTACTTTTGGTAAG GGAAATGAAACTCCCAAGAAACCACAATTAAAAAGAAGCAAG CAGTCAGTTTCACCAttaaaagaagaaacaaacaag GAAGTAAATAATCAACCAGAGAATAATCAAGGAAGTTCAGAAAGTAAAACCAGTGATAGTGATGATGTTCCTCCAAGACGTTcaa AAAGAAGGAAACTTTTACCACACATTGAAAGCACGAGTGACACTGA CCAAGAAGCAAGCATTATTCAACCAACTGTGGCAACCCCATCCAAACCCACCCCACACCCCATTGGTGATGGTGAAATGACACATCAAGCACAAGGTgtagaacaaaataaaagtacaGAGACCAAAGTGGAAATGAAGCCTGAAAAAG CAAACACTGGAAACATGTTTGGCTCTGATGAAGATTTCACAGCCAGTATTCTCCACATGCTTAAGTCTTTTACTCCGAAAAATAAAGCGCAAGCAAAGCTGGAAATtcacaaagttttgtttaacattcaGTTTAATTTGTCTGAAGAATAA
- the LOC100185021 gene encoding leucine-rich repeat-containing protein 57-like has product MGNAVNTHIQHAEKTGVCQLSSLNIEEFPSALLKLSKSLRTLDLSRNKVKALPDAIGNFSVLKSLNISHNRLPMLCDGICKLLKLESLIASYNMLTALPADISRCKSLKSVVLCGNKLKTVPEQLANLKHLDMLDLSDNQICKIPDTIGNLQAVELNLNQNQVNKIPDALASCQRLKVLRFNNNCVSLGEMSTKLLIESKISLLTYEGNLFTEKDFQQVTGYNKYMERFTATKKKFD; this is encoded by the coding sequence ATGGGAAATGCGGTTAATACTCACATACAGCACGCTGAGAAGACAGGAGTATGTCAGTTATCAAGCTTGAACATTGAGGAATTTCCATCTGCTTTGCTAAAGTTATCAAAATCATTAAGAACACTGGACCTCTCACGAAACAAAGTGAAAGCACTGCCCGATGCCATTGGAAACTTCAGTGTTTTAAAGAGTTTAAATATCAGTCATAATAGACTACCAATGCTATGCGATGGAATTTGTAAGTTACTCAAGTTGGAATCACTTATAgcaagttataacatgctcACAGCTTTACCTGCTGATATTAGTCGGTGCAAGTCACTCAAGTCTGTAGTATTGTGTGGCAACAAACTGAAAACTGTTCCCGAACAATTGgccaatttaaaacatttagaTATGCTGGATCTCTCGGATaatcaaatttgtaaaattccGGACACCATTGGCAACTTACAAGCAGTAGAGTTAAATTTGAATCAAAaccaagtaaataaaatacctgACGCACTTGCATCTTGTCAGCGATTGAAAGTTCTTCGTTTTAATAACAATTGTGTTTCATTGGGCGAGATGTCTACAAAATTACTGATTGAATCTAAAATTTCGCTTCTTACGTACGAAGGAAATTTATTCACAGAAAAAGATTTTCAACAAGTGACTggttataataaatacatgGAGAGATTTACAGCAACAAAGAAGAAGTTTGATTAA
- the LOC100180684 gene encoding LOW QUALITY PROTEIN: actin-related protein 3 (The sequence of the model RefSeq protein was modified relative to this genomic sequence to represent the inferred CDS: inserted 1 base in 1 codon) — MAMGTLPACVVDVGTGYTKLGYAGNTEPQFIQPSSICVKESANVGNKVAKGVDDLDFYIGDDVQDKPTYATKWPVRHGIVEDWDLMEKFMEQIIFKYLRAEPEDHHFLMVRTNGQLQLVVYWFLFKCNRKILFYDVVLIRTVQSRCPDIAKEXGKYEADPKKWIKVYEGLNSVTREQFNVDVGHERFLGPEIFFHPEFSNPDFTTPISTVVDDVIQNCPIDVRRPLYKNVVLSGGSTMFKDFGRRVQRDLKRLVDARLKISESLSGGRIKPKPMEVQVISHSMQRYAVWFGGSMLASTAEFYKVCHTKADYDERGPSICRYNPVFGTMS, encoded by the exons ATGGCCATGGGTACGTTACCAGCATGTGTGGTGGATGTGGGAACAGG ATACACCAAACTTGGTTATGCAGGGAATACTGAACCTCAGTTCATTCAACCATCTT cgATATGTGTAAAAGAATCTGCAAATGTTGGAAACAAAGTTGCGAAGGGAGTCGATGATTTGGATTTTTATATTGGGGACGATGTACAAGATAAACCTACGTATGCCACTAAG TGGCCAGTAAGGCATGGGATTGTGGAAGACTGGGACTTGATGGAGAAATTTAtggaacaaattatttttaagtatcTTCGAGCAGAGCCAGAGGATCACCATTTCTTGATGGTAAGGACTAATGGACAATTACAACTTGTGGTATACTGGTTTCTGTTTAAATGCAACcgaaaaatactgttttatgaTGTAGTGCTAATTAGAACAGTGCAGAGCCGG TGCCCTGACATTGCTAAGG TTGGAAAATATGAGGCAGACCCAAAGAAATGGATTAAAGTTTACGAAGGGTTAAACTCGGTCACCCGTGAACAGTTTAACGTGGATGTCGGGCATGAACGATTTTTGGGACCAGAAATTTTCTTTCATCCAGAA ttctcTAACCCGGACTTCACTACCCCGATATCCACAGTAGTTGATGATGTAATCCAGAACTGCCCCATTGATGTCCGTAGACCACTGTACAAG aacGTTGTGTTATCTGGTGGTTCTACAATGTTTAAAGACTTTGGAAGGCGTGTCCAGCGTGATTTGAAAAGATTGGTGGATGCGAGACTCAAGATATCTGAAAGTCTCAGTGGAGGAAGAATCAag CCAAAGCCAATGGAGGTACAAGTGATATCCCACAGCATGCAGCGTTATGCAGTTTGGTTTGGTGGTTCAATGCTCGCTTCCACG GCCGAGTTCTACAAAGTCTGTCACACAAAAGCTGATTACGATGAGCGTGGCCCAAGCATCTGCAGATACAATCCAGTGTTTGGCACAATGTCTTAA
- the LOC113474493 gene encoding titin-like produces MQTCACISGSLKCTYAAPLPSKKVDYYENDEALLKCPYHATSRTPTIRWYKVVEGERLPIYTYSSSSQQEYEERYAGDLSGRLGLQDRKDLIIRDLQPRDSGLFECHVEYAGVQPATYYSNVTVISTTSHIPGNSNSNQPQVTTNTISLNWDDVEDVSHYLVEYQDVTHNEDSRIVSVAQPEVFLDRLHPSTMYRITVIPVVDGIRGQPIKTIIVNTDGVSVPQSAPQTTTPTAAPISNIAPPRNLRFDGKGRTSVRALWNAPYATPDSGEQYRIEYNLRDSPNEPEIIRTSNLYLQVQNLNPGSTYQFRVFTELYGGSSEPAVGLVTTRPIGKILVQASTDKRSHVKGETAQIYCRYDQHTPGEHEVLWLRNYKNGSFYPLAVYNTSTSMLMESENVGDYSGRLISNEPTRLLIQNLRSTDDGTYKCIVKFLTGGGSGSTRITVVGPPNKVYFTSANRSSEVGNYLLSWHVDDVPRATKFYLGVRKRGSRRTYNFQMAGNARSFLFRNLKEGKTYEGNVISNNRYGNSTSSDFYFSTPSTNAPNPPTAVNLIDLSPRRISFNVDGPRENVQLYRIYYKPEGTSDAGMQVIEGRDNPFTITGLTPNTPYILRLVAVNDDGTSEPLNTAIITPKEPPAKPVLLQTTEEARLATLRISEGDDVDYYVVTYKAS; encoded by the exons ATGCAAACATGTGCTTGTATTTCTGGCAGTTTAAAATGTACTTACGCAG cgCCTTTGCCTTCAAAAAAAGTTGACTACTATGAAAACGATGAAGCGTTACTTAAATGTCCATACCACGCTACGTCCCGTACACCAACTATTAGATGGTACAAAGTTGTGGAGGGGGAGAGACtacctatatatacatattccTCATCAAGTCAACAAGAATATGAA GAAAGATATGCTGGAGATTTATCTGGAAGGCTTGGTTTGCAAGATCGAAAAGATCTGATTATTCGTGACTTGCAACCCAGAGATTCTGGGTTATTTGAATGTCATGTGGAATACGCTGGTGTTCAACCAGCCACTTATTACTCCAATGTAACAGTG ATATCAACAACAAGCCATATCCCAGGCAACTCAAACTCAAACCAACCCCAAGTTACTACAAACACAATTAGTTTGAACTGGGACGATGTAGAAGACGTGTCTCATTATTTAGTTGAATATCA agATGTCACTCATAATGAAGATTCTCGCATTGTGTCCGTCGCCCAGCCAGAAGTTTTTTTGGACCGACTCCATCCGAGTACAATGTATCGAATAACAGTAATACCTGTGGT tgaCGGAATACGTGGGCAGCCTATTAAGACAATTATAGTGAATACCGATGGTGTGAGCGTCCCACAAAGTGCCCCACAAACGACTACTCCAACTGCTGCTCCTATCAGCAACATTGCTCCGCCAAGGAACTTAAGGTTTGATGGGAAAGGCAGAACATCAGTGAGAGCTTTGTGGAATGCTCCATATGCTACACCTGATTCTGGTGAACAGTACAG GATAGAATACAATCTGAGAGATTCTCCAAATGAACCAGAAATTATCCGAACTTCGAATCTGTACCTTCAAGTGCAAAACTTGAACCCAGGATCTACATATCAGTTCCGTGTGTTTACAGAACTGTATGGTGGAAGTAGCGAACCAGCTGTTGGACTTGTAACAACAA GACCAATCGGTAAAATATTGGTGCAAGCGTCTACTGATAAAAGATCTCACGTAAAAGGGGAAACGGCTCAAATATATTGTCGGTATGACCAACATACACCTGGAGAACATGAAGTACTCTGGCtcagaaattataaaaatggaaGCTTTTATCCGCTTGCAGTGTATAATACATCTACTTCAATG CTTATGGAATCTGAAAACGTTGGAGATTACAGCGGGCGTTTGATTTCGAACGAACCAACTCGACTTCTCATTCAAAACCTTCGTTCAACCGACGACGGGACGTATAAATGTATCGTTAAATTTCTGACAGGAGGCGGTTCAGGCTCAACACGGATAACTGTCGTTGGACCTCCTAATAAA GTTTACTTCACATCGGCGAACCGGAGTTCCGAGGTTGGAAATTATTTGCTGTCATGGCACGTTGATGATGTGCCGAGAGCCACCAAGTTTTACCTAGGTGTTCGGAAA aGAGGTTCAAGACGGACATACAATTTCCAAATGGCTGGAAATGCAAGGTCGTTTTTGTTCCGTAATTTGAAAGAAGGCAAAACATATGAGGGAAATGTAATTTCAAATAATCGCTACGGAAATTCTACTTCTTCggacttttatttttcaactCCATCAACA AATGCACCAAATCCGCCTACAGCAGTCAATCTTATTGACTTGTCACCGCGTCgaatttcttttaatgttgATGGTCCTCGGGAAAATGTTCAACTCTATCGAATATATTACAAACCTGAGGGTACCAGTGATGCTGGTATGCAG GTCATTGAAGGAAGAGATAACCCATTCACCATAACTGGATTAACTCCCAACACCCCATATATATTGAGATTAGTTGCTGTAAATGATGATGGAACATCTGAGCCTTTGAACACAGCAATAATAACACCCAAG gaACCTCCGGCAAAACCAGTTTTGTTGCAAACAACAGAAGAAGCAAGACTTGCCACATTAAGAATAAGTGAAGGTGATGATGTAGATTATTATGTCGTCACTTACAAAGCT tcGTAA